Part of the Labrenzia sp. PHM005 genome is shown below.
GCACCAAGCACCTCTGCGGTTTTGTCGCCAAGGATCCGTTCAGCGTAATAGTCGTCTGGCCGGCGCGGCGCGCCGCGGACCAGCGCCTGTGCGTTTTCGGCAATGAGCGGGGCCAGCTGATGGGCGTCATCCAGCCCGAGAGCCTTGATATCCGTCTTGCTCATGAAATCTCCGGGAATGAGGGAACAGAAGAGATGCCCAACATGTCCCAAAAGGCGATCCCTGATCAAGGACATGAATCAAATTCTCCGAAAGGACTTCAGAAGTCTGCCCAAACGTGCCATCACGCCAAGGATTGGAAGGATGGATTATTCGCATGATCAGTGACAATCGGGTTCGGGCGACGGTAATTGGACTAAGCGCGGTGTTGATGTGGGCAACCCTCGGTCTGTTTGGTGCTGGGTCTGGCGAGGTGCCGCCATTTCTGCTGAACGCCTTGTGTTTTGGTATTTCCGGTATTTTGGCATTAATCTTGGTGACCGCGACTGGAAAACTGGAGCGGCTCAAGCAGCCGCCAAAAATCTGGGCATTTGGTACTTTGGGCCTGTTCGGCTTTCACTTTTTTTATTTCACAGCCATCCGGAATGCGCCCCCAGTTGACGCCAATCTGATCAACTACACCTGGCCACTGCTGATTGTGGTGTTTTCTGCCTTTCTGCCGGGTGAGCATCTGCGCGTTCATCATGTTATCGGAACAATTTTGGGTCTGGCCGGTGCCGCCCTTTTGATCACCGGCGGAGACGGGATCAGTTTTTCCGGTGGTTCGGCGCTTGGATATGGAGCCGCCGTCCTATCTTCGCTGTTCTGGTCCAGTTATTCGGTGCTCTCCCGCCGCCTCGGACAGGTGCCGACCGAAGCAGTTGCAGGCTTTTGTGTCATGACCTCACTTCTGTCGGTGCTCTGCCACCTTATTTGGGAAGAGACGATCTGGCCGCAAAACATCCTGGAATGGGGATCGGTGATTGCCTTGGCTCTGTTCCCTGTCGGTCTTGCGTTTTTCACCTGGGACATCGGCGTCAAACGCGGCGACATTCAGGTTCTCGGCGCGGCTGCTTATTCCGCTCCGCTGTTGTCGACCTTGCTTCTGATCGCCTTCGGATTTGGTGCTTTGACCCTGCCGGTTATCATAGCCTGCCTGGCCATCACACTGGGCGCGGTCATTGCCGCCAAGGACATGCTGTTCAAAAAGACTGCTGCCGGTAACGCTGCGGAGTGATCCAAAAGGCGAGTGGATTCCTTCTCAGCTTGCCGTTAGCGTGCTGCACAGCAACAAAAACCACGGACGCCTTTCATGAGTGAGACCTTCAAACCCCGCCGTTCTGCCCTTTACATGCCCGGCTCAAACGCTCGCGCGCTGGAAAAAGCCAAAACGCTGGATGTCGATTGCCTGCTTCTGGACCTGGAAGATGCCGTGGCACCCGATGCAAAGGAAACAGCCCGCCAACAGATCGTGACTGCCGTTTCAGAAGGCGGGTATGGCCAACGCGAAGTTGTTATCCGCATCAACGGATTGGACACCGCTTGGGGTGAAGACGATCTCAAAGCCTCAGTGAAAGCCAATCCGGATGCGATCCTGGTCCCTAAAGTCAATTCACCTGCTGATCTTCAAAAAGTGGCTCACCTCTTGTCCATGCATGGGGCTTCCAACTCCATCAAGCTGTGGGCGATGATGGAAACCCCAGAAGCCATGCTGAATGTCGCTGCCATTGGCGCTTGCGGTAGAGACCCGGAAGTGCGCCTGTCCTGTTTTGTCATGGGCACAAACGATCTGGCCAAGGAAACCCGCGCGGCTCTGGTGCCTGGCCGGGCGGTGATGATGCCGTGGCTGATGACCTGTCTGGCTGCGGCCCGGGCAGGCGGCATCGACATTCTGGATGGTGTCTACAACGCCTTTCAGGATGAAGAAGGGTTTGCTTCCGAATGTGCGCAAGGCGCGGAGATGGGCATGGATGGCAAGACCTTGATCCACCCAAAACAAATCGCGGCCTGTCATGCTGCCTTCAGTCCATCGGAAGAGGAAGTTGCCTGGGCGCGCAAGATCAACGATCTCTTTGATCAGCCGGAAAATGCCTCCAAAGGCGCAATTCAGGTGGACGGCAAGATGGTTGAACGGCTACATGCGGACATGGGTAAGCGGGTGATTGCCATCGCTGACGCGATTGCCGCCCGCGCGTAAAAAACAGAGAGACAGCCATGAAATTGTACCGCTTCATCACCAATGTCGACAGCAGCGAATTCTGCCACCGGGTTACCGAAGCGCTTAATAAGGGCTGGGAGCTCAGCGGTTCGCCGTCGCTCACCTATGACGCGACCAAGAGTGAAACAATCTGTGGTCAGGCGGTGACCAAGGAAGTGGACGGCGATTATTCGCGGGACATCAAACTCGGCGATTACTGAGAATTATGGCCAGTGAGCGCGTCGAAGACGCGCTCATAGACTTCGATAACTTGCTGCAGTTCTGTTTCGCCCTGAGCTGCATAGCGGTTGAGGCCTGGCGCAGCGTTCACTTCCAGAACGGCGTAAGACCCGCCAGTCTGTTCCGGGGTCTCCGAGATCAGGTCAATGCCCGCATATCTGTGGCCGAGCGCCTTGCAGATGGCAATTGCCGTTGCTTTCAGATCGTCGGAGATCTGATCTGTCACGTCGTGCGCAATTGCCCCTGCCGATAGGTTTTTGTTGGGCAGCAGTTCGACCGTCTGTCCCTCCTCTGGGATTGAGGCCGGGCCAAGGCCTTGCCGGGTCAGCTCTGGTTCTACTCTGGGGTCGCGGAAGTTGATGCCTGTTATGCTGAAGGCCAGTTCCTCAACTGATCGCTCACCATCGCCTGTGACATGCACGGGCTGACGGTGAAGTGCCAAAAGAACCTCGCCGTCCAGAACCAGAATACGAAGATCTGAACCTGGGATTGCCTTTTGAACCAAAAGGGACGAATGGCGCATAAGAAGATCGGTGAGGGCGCGTTCCAGATTGGCGCGCGCATCCAGGCGCACCACATCTTCGCCTTCCTGACCGCTGTTCGGTTTGACAAACACCGGATAGCCTGTGTTTTCAGCAAATTGCAGTGCATCTTCGGCAGAATGCATATGCTCTGCTATCTCCGGCTTTTGCACCCGTAATCCGGCGAGAACATCAAAGGCATGGATGAGCAGGCTGTCAGGAACGGAATATCCGTCCCGTTTCAGGAAACCAAGTGTGTAGGCTTTATCGTCTGCGATTTCTGCTGCACCGAGCGGGTTTAGGTCGAAATGACTGCCACGGAAAAACCGCCGGGTGCCATCTTCAAGCTGGATAAATCCGGCCTGGCCGGAGCTCTCGTCACAAATGAGCGGCAAGCCGTGCCGGGCGCAATAACCGGCAAGTATCCTCTGCACAAGAGGTCGGGGCGTCGCCTTTTCCATCGTTTGACACGGCCGTTTCTCAGTTTCGCGATTGCCGTGAATTTGCCAGATAATCGATTTTGAAGAGGTCCGGATTTGTCGGGCCATTCGAGACGACATTGTAGACGGCAACGGAGGTATCGTACCCCTGCTGATCGGTCACTGTCCATTGCTTAAGCGCATAGTCGTTGGCGTCGAAAATCAGGGTCAAAGTGCCCGAATTGAACTTTGTCTTGTCGAAGATCGTCACCGTGACCAGATCTTCTTCTACCATCACATTGGTGACATTGGTGTCTTTTTGCAGATCAATCGTATCCGACAATAGGAAACGCAGCGGCGTTTGACCCAATGGCCAGATGTCCTGGGTGTTCAGTTTGCGGTCGCGTACGGACACAGATTTGCCATCGGCGACAATGTCGAGCACGGAGGGTTTGTTGTAGTAAAACCGTACCTTTCCCGGACGCGCCATATAAAACTTGCCATCGGACTGACTGCCATCCGGGCCAAACTGGATGAAGTCCCCGTGCATGGTCTTCACCGAGTTGAAATAGGAATTGAGGTCCTGAAGCGTCTTTTCTTCAGTTTCACTCAGTGCAACAGCAGGCCCCGCAACTGAGATGGCCAGAACCAGTGCCATGACTGGCCGGCCAATGAACTTGCCAAGGCGGGAAGCGAAGTGTGTCAGCATAATTGAGTGTCCTAAAACGGTGCCGGTACCTGAGCGTTAGACCGTAAATAGAAAATGTCTATGGCAAAGCTTGGGCGCAAGAGGGTCAGAAATCCTCATCAAGGCCGTTTTGCACCAGTATTTCACGTTTACCCGCATGATTTGCCGCGCTGATCAGACCTTCCTGCTCCATGCGCTCGATTAACGAGGCGGCGCGGTTGTAGCCGATCGACAGACGCCGCTGGATGTAGGAGGTCGATGCTTTCTTGTCTTTAAGAACGATCGCGACCGCCTTGTCGTAAAGATCATTGCCATCTCCGCCACCGGACGGAGCGCCGTCATAAGGACTTTCGGCTTCCTCGTCCTCTTCGGTCACTGCTTCCAGATACTGCGGTGTGCCCTGAACCTTGAGGTGTTTGACGATTTCTTCAACCTCGTCGTCTGAGACAAACGGACCGTGGACACGCTGGATCCGGCCGCCACCGGCCATAAACAGCATATCACCCATGCCGAGCAGCTGTTCGGCGCCCATTTCGCCCAAGATTGTGCGGCTGTCGATCTTCGACGTCACCTGGAAGGAAATACGGGTCGGGAAGTTCGCCTTAATCGTACCGGTGATGACATCCACGGATGGACGTTGGGTTGCCATGATCAAGTGGATGCCGGCGGCACGGGCCATCTGTGCCAGGCGCTGGATCGCGCCTTCAATGTCTTTACCGGCCACCATCATCAGGTCGGCCATCTCGTCGACGATGACGACGATATACGGCATGGTTTCCAGAGGCAGCTGTTCTTCTTCGTAGATCGGCTCCCCGGTATCCCGGTCAAAGCCCGTCTGCACGGTCCTTGTGAAGCTTTCGCCCTTCTCCAGCGCCTGCTTGATCCGGGTGTTGTAGCCGTCGATGTTGCGGACACCCATCTTGGACATCTTCTTGTAGCGGTCCTCCATCTCGCGGACGGTCCACTTCAAGGCGACAACAGCTTTTTTCGGATCGGTAACAACCGGGGTCAGAAGATGCGGAATGCCGTCATAGATCGACAGTTCCAGCATTTTCGGATCGATCATTATCATTTTGCACTGGTCCGGCGTCAGCCGGTAAAGCAGCGACAAGATCATGGTGTTAATGGCAACCGATTTACCCGAACCCGTGGTACCGGCAACGAGCAAGTGCGGCATGCGGGCGAGGTCCGCAACAACACCTTCGCCATTGATCGTCTTGCCAAGGCCGAGCGCCAGTTTGGACTTTGATTTCTCAAAGTCCTGAGAGGCCAGCATTTCCCGCAAATACACTGTTTCACGGCGGGCATTCGGCAGTTCGATGCCAATGGCATTCTTGCCCGGGATCACGGCAACACGGGCGGAAATCGCGCTCATGGAGCGTGCGATATCGTCAGCAAGGCCAATGACGCGGGACGACTTGATGCCCGGCGCCGGTTCCAGCTCATAAAGCGTGACCACAGGGCCCGGGCGCACTTCGATGATCTCGCCGCGAACGCCAAAATCCTCTAGAACGCCTTCCAGAATGCGGGCGTTTTGCTCCAGCGCATCAGCTGAGAGACCCGGAACTTTGCCACCTGCTTTGGCTTCGGCCAGAAGGCGCAATGGTGGCAGTTCATAGTCTTCCGGTGCGCCTAAGAAGGACGGCTGTGCCTCTTCCATCGCGCGCTTGCTTTGCTTCGGCTTCGGCGCTGGCGGAATTACCCGCCCTGTCTGCATTTGTTGCGGAGCCGACCGGGCAGACGCGGCCGGAGCAGGCTCCGGAGAGGCAATGCCGACCGGCATCGCGATGTCGCCAGGCAGAGGCTCACCAGAAACGGGCCCCTTGTCGATCAGGAACTCGTCCGGAGCAAACCCTTCACCTTCTTCGTCAAATGGGTCCTGGAGGTCATGCTCGCCCGAATCCTGAAGGTCTCCGCGTTCATAGAATTCATCCAGCCCGTCATCGTCCTCCGGCATCAAACGCCCGGCAAGTGCCCGGCGGAAGGATTTCAGGCGATTTTTCTGAGCGGGTTCTTCCGGCGCGTAGTCTTCATCTTCAACAACACCATCCCAGTGCTGATCATCATCATCGTAGACAGGTGCCCGTTTGAATCCGGCCATCCGGCGAACTTGGGTGGCTGCCAGCAGACCGAGATGGCTTGCATGACCGGCAACGGCGGTCGCCATCAGGCTGAGGCGGCTTTCACCGTCCTCGTCATCGTCGAGGCCGAGTTCTTCTTCTACCGATTTGCCGTGTCCGCTTGGCGCCCGGCGTGGTTCGACCGGTTCAACAGGTGCGCCGGCCCGGCCAAGCCATCCGGCTGAGGCAAGCAGGAGAAGCCCGGCCGGAACGCCGAGCCCCAAACCGCCAATTATGGTGGCAGCGCCGCTGGTTAGATTGCTGGTCAAAACAGCAGGAACGCTGTGGATCATGTCGCCCAGAAAACCGCCGAGGCCTGTTGGCAGTGGCCAGCTTTGCGGAACCGGCAGTGCGGCAAGTGCGCCTCCCGCCAGAGCAGACCCAAGAACCCAATACAAAAGCCGCTTACGGCCAATGCCGAGGGTGTGCCCGGTCAGGAGCCGCCAGCCCCAGAGAACCAGCGGAATGAGAAAGACGGCCGTGGCAAGGCCAATCGTCTGCATCAAGACGTCGGCGACAATCGCGCCAGGAGCGCCAAGCGCATTGCGGACCGGTCCGCCGGTGGCATGGTTGAAGCTTGGGTCGTTGACAGACCAGGTGGCAAGGGCGGCGGCCAGAGCTGCGGTGAGCGCGATGACGCCGAGACCGGCCGCTCCTGTCAGATTGCGGCGCAAAAAGCGTTTGGCCGGACTTTCTGTATCCAGCAGATCAGCCGCGGAGCGGCGATTGGTCCCACGAACAGCACTGGCCCGTCTCATGCCTTATCTCCCAACCAATTTGCCAATCGTTCAAGAGCGATTTCTGTTTGTGCGAGAGGTGCCACAAGTCCCGCGCGGATATAGTTGCGTCCCGGATTGCTGCCATCGGACTGATCGGATGCTAAATAGCTGCCCGGAAGCACTTTCACGCCGGTGTCGCGCCACAGAGATTGTGTGACCGAAACACCATCGCCCCATCTGGCGACATTGAGCCACAGGAAGAAACCGGCGTCTGCGGTCACTGGCCCCATGATCGGGCCAAGCAGACGCTCGGCCACTTCGTATTTCTCGTTGTAGAGCCTGCGGTTTTCTTCAACATGCGCTTCGTCGCGATAGGCACGGACGGCCACAGCTTGTGCCGGTAGCGGCACTTGCGGCGCGGCCAAACCGCGGAATTTTGCCCATTTTCTCAAGAAGACCGGATCACCCGCGGCAAATCCACAGCGCAGGCCTGCGAGATTGGACCGTTTCGACAGCGAATTCAGGACTACAATGTTGGAAAAATCAGTGCCCATCGCATGAGCAGCTTCCAGAACACCCGGCGGCGGCGTGGACCGGTAGATCTCCGAATAACATTCATCGGCAAAGATGATGAAGCGGTGCTTGCGGGCTAAATCAATCAGTATCTGCCAATAGGCAAGCGTGGCAATAGATCCTTCCGGGTTGGTTGGCGATGCGACGTAAAACGCCACTGTTCGATCCAGAAGATCCGGATCGAGACTATCCAGATCCGGCAGGAAGTGGTGTTCGCTGACGGCATCCAGAAGGATCGATTCACCATCGGCGACATGAGCCGCGGCTGCATAGGTCTGGTAAAATGGATTCGGCAGGATCACGGCCGGATGGTCCAGGCCTTTGTCCAGCTGGTCGCGGGCGGCAATGGCGCCAAACGACAGGCCTTCACGCGAGCCGTTCAGGGGTAATACGCCAAATTCTGCGTCGATCTTTCCATCCAGGCCATATCGTTTGTCGAGCCAGCTTGCGATGGTTTCGCGGAACTCGGCCGTGCCATTGATCGGCGGATAACGGCGGAAATCAGCCATGTTTTCCGCCAGAACCTCAGCCGTAAAATCGGGAATCGGATGTTGCGGTTCGCCGATCGTCATCATGATCGGGTCGAAACCGGGTGTCTCCCCGGCGAGCAATTCGGCGAGGCGCTGAAATGGATTTGAGCCCGGCAGAGATGCGCCGCGCTGATAGGTGGTTTGGCTGGCAGTCATAAAAGATCCGGCAGTCGTTACGCAGTACTTTTGCCAGACCCTATCCCGGTCTTGGTAAATCTCTTATTAACCAAGGGCGGCCATCTGCCGATCACGGATGGATTGCGAAGACATTTTCGAGCCACTAGGGTTCGGCAGCATAGAGACCTTAACGACCAAGCAGGGCATCCATGCGTTCAGAAAAAGACCCAATTTCCGTTGTCTGCTTCGGAGATTCGCTGACTTGGGGGTTTGTGCCCGGCAAAAAGTCCCGCTATGGCCATGACGTCCGGTGGACCCGGCTTCTGCAAAAGGAGCTGGGGCCGGAGTTCTATGTCATCGAAGACGGCGTCAACGGGCGCACAACTGTGTTCGAAGACCCGGTCCGGGGCGACAAGAACGGATTGGAGCATCTGAAAACAGTACGCAAAACGCATATGCCGATCGATATTCTGATCATCATGCTCGGCACCAACGATCTGCAAGACCGGTTTCAAATGAGTGCGGATGCGATTGGTCTGGCGATGGGGCGGATCCTGTTTGCCGCAACCCAGCCGACCGATGATGTCGAAGGTCGTGCGCCAAAAGTTCTTCTGATGGCCCCGCCGCCGCTGGGTGATTTTACCGGCAAAGAATACGAAGGCATCTATTCCAATGCTCATGGCAGCGAACAGTCAAAGCGTCTGGCGGATGTGTACCGGCAACTGACTGAAACCTACGGCGTTGCCTTTTTTGATACGGGCTCCGTGGTGTCGGTCAGCAATGTGGATGCGGTGCATTTGGAGGCTGAACCGCAGAAGGATCTGGCTAAAGCGATTGCGAGTGAAGTGCGTTCACTTGTTTCCGCTTGATTTCAGATTGGCAGCACTTCAAATGCCTTGCGCAATCGTACCTTGACCGATCCCGCTGTTTCGGTCTGTTCCGCCCGTTTGAAAATTGCAAGCGCTTCTGTTTTGAATTCCGGAAACTGCTTGGCCAGGATGGAAAAGGCATAGTAGCCCCACGCTCGGATCAGCTTGGCATCGGAGATCATGGACTCTTTGATGAAAGCATAGAGCAGCCGTTTGACCGCTTCGGTCAGTTCAAGACGATCCAGATACTGCAGCACATGCAGCTTGGCTTCCCAATGGGACAGCGGCGCCAGATTGCAGAGATGTTGGCGCGTCAGATCTGCCGGGAGACTAAGTCCGCTTTCCAGGGAATGTTTCAGCAGCCAGGTGGCGGCGCGATCACAGGTTGGCTCGGAACTCAGCTGAACCAGTGAAGCTAACCAGTCGTCCGTATGCGTCGTGTCCGCATAAAGATCCAGAAGCGGTTGCGTGTTCTTGCCGTCCCACGCAGCCAATCTTGCTTTCAGATCATCAAACATGCTGCGGGTCTCAAAAATCCACCGTCAAACCCTTGATTTCCCAGTCGTCATAGCGCGTCGGTTCCAGGCCGCCGCGGCCATCGACTTCTTCCGGCATGGCGTCCTGTTTGGCGTCGATCTCCTTGCGCCGGTCTTCGGCTTCTTTCAAAGCGCGCTGGGCGGCGGGAGGCAGATCTTCAAATTTCCGTTTTGGCGCTTCGGCCACATCCGTTTTAAGGGACGGGACTTCGGTGGCCGTGAAATCGGCGGTCGATGTATCTTTGGTATCGGTCATGGTTTGGCGGTCGCAGCTTGGCTGTCAGGCGGATTTCAAAACTCTGGTGTTATATAGGCTAAACTTGCCAAGATTGGCAGTCATACCCATGTTGAAGGCCGGATAATGTTATCGGGCGCATTTGCCTAAACAATCAAAGGAAACGGATCAAACGACGATGAATTACGTTCGCACAGCCATGCTGCTGGCAGGAATGACCGCTCTCTTTATGGGCGTCGGCTTCATGATCGGCGGACAAGGGGGCATGATGATTGCCCTTGCGATTGCGGCCGCAATGAACCTGTTCAGCTATTGGAACGCGGACAAGATGGTTCTGCGCATGCATCATGCTCAGGAAGTCGATGAACGCTCCGCGCCAGAGTATTACGGCATGGTCCGCCAACTGGCACAGAATGCCGATCTGCCGATGCCGAAAGTTTTTATCATCAACAACCCGCAGCCAAATGCCTTTGCCACCGGCCGGAATCCGGAAAACGCAGCTGTTGCCGCGACTACGGGCCTGCTTGAGATGCTCAGCCAGGAAGAAGTGGCCGGCGTGATGGCGCACGAGCTCGCGCACGTGAAAAACCACGACACGTTGATCATGACGATCACAGCGACGATTGCCGGTGCCATCTCCATGCTGGCGAATTTTGCCTTCTTCTTCGGCGGCAACCGCAACAATCCGCTCGGCATAATCGGCGTGATCCTGATGATGGTGGTCGCGCCGATGGCCGCGATGGTCGTGCAAATGGCGATTTCCCGGACCCGTGAATATGCTGCTGATCGCATGGGCGCGCAGATCTGCGGTGAACCGATGTGGCTCGCTTCTGCCTTGGCCAAGATCTCAGGAGGCGTGGAACGGATCCACAATCCGGATGCAGAAGCCAATCCGGCGACAGCCCACATGTTTATCATGAACCCGCTGTCCGGTGAGCGGATGGACAATCTGTTCTCTACTCATCCGAACACGCAGAACCGGATCGACGAGCTGCGCAAATTGTCTGAGGCCGGATTGGGCACCGCTGGCCGGGGTACTTATGCCCAAACAAGCGCTCCGCACTCCGGTCCCTGGGGCGGTAAATCCGGTACCCGGTCCTATGATGAACCGCCGCGCTCGAAAGGCCCTTGGGGCTGAGGAATCAACAGAGACTTCGAAAATCCTTGGCGATTGCCAGGCCAAGATCTAGAATGAATTTAGACGCGCCGCAGCCGGATCCCGGACTGCGGCGCTTGATTTTGACACCGGCAGCGTCTCATCGGCTGCCTATCAGGACTGTTCCGTGACCAAAACTCCGCTAAAAAAGAATAAAGCCCCAAAGGGCAATCCGGCCGATAAAAAAGACAAGCCGGGGTTTGCGGCTCGTAAGGTTGCCGCGGATATCCTTGGAAATGTGGTTCACAAAAAGCGTCCTTTAGACGGCGAATTGGACATGGCCTCTGGTCACTCCGGTTTCCGGGATTTAGCCGCCAATGACCGCGCACTCGTGCGGGCAATTGCTGGAGCCGCCCTTCGGCACCGCGGCGAAATCGCGGAGATCCTGAGCCGTTTGCTGGATCGGGATATTCCAGAGAAAACCGGCCGGGTGCTCGATATTCTTCACGTCGCCATCGCGCAAATGCAGTTTCTGGATATTCCGGACCGGGCCGCTGTCTCGATCGCCGTCGATCATGCGTCGATGGACCGGCGCGCACGGCCCTATAAAGGTCTTGTGAACGGTGTTTTGCGCCGTCTTGGCCGAGAACGTGACGAGATCACAACTGATATTGATGCGGCCCGGATCAACACGCCGGACTGGCTCTGGGAGAGCTGGCAGGAGGCTTATGGGGAAGAGGGAGCCGCTGCCATTGCCAAAGCGCATGAAACAGAAGCTGCGCTCGATCTCACCGTAAAATCCGATCCGGATGGCTGGGCTGAAAAACTTGAGGGCACGATCGTTGGCGCGGGAAGTGTCCGGCTGACCAAAAAGGGTGCCGTTGATGCTCTGGAGGGATTTGAAGATGGAGCCTGGTGGGTTCAGGACGCGGCTGCAGCCCTGCCAGCGCGGCTGCTAGGTGATGTTTCCGGTTTGAAGGTCGCAGATCTTTGTGCTGCTCCGGGTGGTAAAACCGCACAGCTGGCTGCTGCCGGAGCAAACGTGACCGCCGTTGATATTTCAAAGGGCCGTCTCAAGCGGCTTTCAGAAAACATGACCCGTCTTGGTTTGTCCGTCACAACGGTCGCCTCAGATCTCAGGGCGTATGAACCGGACGAACCTTTTGATGCCATCCTGCTTGATGCGCCGTGCAGCGCGACCGGAACGATCCGTCGCCATCCGGACGTGCCCTGGATCAAGAAGCCATATGACATTGAAAAACTGGGTGAAATTCAACGGGAATTGCTCGACCGGGTGATCTCCTGGGTCAAGCCCGGTGGACTTCT
Proteins encoded:
- the rsmB gene encoding 16S rRNA (cytosine(967)-C(5))-methyltransferase RsmB translates to MTKTPLKKNKAPKGNPADKKDKPGFAARKVAADILGNVVHKKRPLDGELDMASGHSGFRDLAANDRALVRAIAGAALRHRGEIAEILSRLLDRDIPEKTGRVLDILHVAIAQMQFLDIPDRAAVSIAVDHASMDRRARPYKGLVNGVLRRLGRERDEITTDIDAARINTPDWLWESWQEAYGEEGAAAIAKAHETEAALDLTVKSDPDGWAEKLEGTIVGAGSVRLTKKGAVDALEGFEDGAWWVQDAAAALPARLLGDVSGLKVADLCAAPGGKTAQLAAAGANVTAVDISKGRLKRLSENMTRLGLSVTTVASDLRAYEPDEPFDAILLDAPCSATGTIRRHPDVPWIKKPYDIEKLGEIQRELLDRVISWVKPGGLLVYCTCSLEAAEGEQQVAQFLERNKDTVVMSPVDPSEIGDLVNSVTAEGFLRCRPDHPARPDDSLFGMDGFFAARFKKL